Proteins found in one Poecilia reticulata strain Guanapo linkage group LG15, Guppy_female_1.0+MT, whole genome shotgun sequence genomic segment:
- the ppa1b gene encoding inorganic pyrophosphatase, producing the protein MSFTVEERGNANSLSYRLFFKNAEGKYISPFHDIPIYADESQNIFHMVVEVPRWTNAKMEIATKDILNPIKQDVKKGKLRFVANVFPHKGYIWNYGAIPQTWEDPAHKDGDTDCCGDNDPIDVCEIGSRVCTRGEVIKVKVLGILAMIDEGETDWKVIAINVEDPEAKDFSNISDVQRLKPGYLEATVDWFRRYKVPDGKPENRFAFNEEFKNKDFAIEVIKSTHNFWKALIGQQTKAGELNCKNTCISSGDSPFCCSADEAKAAVGETCPCGKGEPIPSSVDKWFYYERK; encoded by the exons ATGAGCTTCACTGTCGAAGAGAGGGGAAACGCGAACTCCCTCAGCTACCGCTTGTTCTTCA AAAATGCAGAAGGAAAGTACATCTCCCCATTCCATGACATACCAATATATGCTGACGAAAGCCAG AACATCTTCCACATGGTTGTTGAAGTACCCAGATGGACAAATGCAAAGATGGAG attGCTACAAAAGACATCCTGAATCCAATAAAGCAGGACGTGAAGAAGGGGAAGTTGCGCTTCGTGGCTAATGTTTTTCCTCACAAAGGCTACATATGGAACTACGGAGCAATCCCTCAG ACATGGGAGGATCCTGCCCATAAGGATGGAGACACTGACTGCTGCGGCGACAACGATCCCATCGATGTCTGTGAAATTGGAAGCAGG GTGTGCACCCGAGGAGAGGTCATCAAGGTGAAGGTGCTCGGTATCTTGGCCATGATTGATGAGGGAGAAACTGATTGGAAAGTGATTGCAATCAACGTAGAGGACCCCGAAGCCAAGGACTTCAGCA ACATCAGCGACGTCCAGCGCCTGAAACCTGGTTATCTGGAGGCCACAGTGGACTGGTTCAGGAGGTACAAAGTGCCAGATGGGAAACCAGAGAACCGCTTTGCTTTCAACGAGGAGTTCAAGAACAAG gaTTTTGCCATTGAAGTGATCAAGAGCACTCACAACTTCTGGAAAGCCCTCATTGGCCAGCAGACTAAAGCTGGTGAACTAAACTG CAAAAACACATGCATCTCATCTGGTGACAGTCCGTTCTGCTGCTCGGCAGACGAGGCCAAAGCCGCTGTTGGTGAG ACGTGTCCCTGTGGAAAAGGGGAGCCTATCCCATCATCAG ttGATAAATGGTTCTACTATGAGAGGAAGTGA